The following are from one region of the Brienomyrus brachyistius isolate T26 chromosome 4, BBRACH_0.4, whole genome shotgun sequence genome:
- the LOC125740235 gene encoding aerolysin-like protein, with protein MSYLTPSMTIGGKGGSAFDFTGITNGATLKKIWVWVSGWQVKALKVWLTDGQSRQFGNPDGDYSEFTFADGEQFTSLSLWGNGAGTRLGAIKFRTNHSREFFAHMTQWGLKREYGIETGSGICMGIKGRAGADIDSLSFIFINTIKSTVLKDVQYPTLHEVIPNVAVEEIKSMTYQNTSTVSQECKIETSKTITRKSSWSVSLNQSFTSSMEVQAGIPQVAQVKTGFSFTLGNVSTYGLENTEQKTDLMSFPVHVPPGKTMKVDITIGRATVDLPYTGIIQITCFNGSVLEFQTSGTYKGLTYTNANTVVKELA; from the coding sequence ATGTCATACCTGACTCCCAGCATGACTATTGGTGGAAAAGGCGGTTCAGCATTTGACTTCACTGGTATCACAAATGGAGCCACACTGAAGAAGATTTGGGTGTGGGTGAGTGGCTGGCAGGTGAAAGCCTTGAAGGTTTGGCTTACTGACGGCCAGTCCAGGCAGTTTGGAAATCCTGATGGGGACTATTCAGAATTTACATTTGCAGATGGAGAGCAGTTtacctctctttctctgtggggAAATGGAGCTGGAACACGTCTGGGTGCCATCAAATTCAGGACAAATCACTCCCGGGAGTTCTTCGCACACATGACACAGTGGGGGCTGAAAAGAGAATACGGAATTGAAACTGGATCTGGGATCTGCATGGGAATCAAAGGACGAGCAGGTGCAGACATTGATAGTTTAAGCTTCATATTCATCAACACCATCAAGTCTACAGTGTTAAAAGATGTTCAGTACCCCACTCTTCATGAGGTGATACCCAATGTGGCTGTTGAGGAAATTAAATCCATGACTTACCAGAACACATCCACTGTATCGCAAGAATGCAAAATCGAAACCTCAAAGACAATCACCAGAAagtcctcctggtctgtgtccctCAACCAGTCATTCACCAGTAGCATGGAAGTGCAGGCTGGAATTCCACAGGTTGCACAAGTCAAAACTGGATTCAGTTTCACACTAGGAAATGTAAGCACATATGGTTTGGagaacacagagcagaagaCTGATCTGATGTCTTTTCCCGTCCATGTTCCTCCAGGGAAAACAATGAAAGTCGACATCACAATTGGTCGGGCCACAGTAGATCTCCCCTATACTGGCATAATCCAAATTACCTGCTTTAATGGCAGTGTTCTGGAATTTCAAACCAGTGGGACCTACAAGGGCCTCACTTACACAAATGCGAACACAGTTGTGAAAGAATTAGCCTAA